Part of the Aquimarina sp. TRL1 genome, CTACCATTTTTGTTTCAAAATACAATAAAATTTCCCTAAAAAATACCCAAATAGAAATTCAGTTAGTGGCCAAAATCGAAGATATAGCCGCCTATCTTTTTGGATAATAAAAAAAGAAAAGAGATGCCTAAAAGCATCTCTTCTTTTCTTTCGTATTTATGGGTTATATATATTGACAGTATTTCCATTATCTTCTAACGTTTGTATATCATTTTCTCCTTGCGCTGAAGGAGCCCCCACCATAGAAATATCTTTCCCAGTTATAGCCGGAGTAATCGATACTAAATGTGCCAAAAAAGCATCTATATCTGCTGTTTTTAATCGTCCATTTGAAATATTAACCCTTTCAAAACTTGTTAACGATGATAATTTCAGGCTATTTATATCATAAGGAACACCATTGATCCAATCATAATATATAGAAAACCCTTCTTCTAAAGACTGTAATTTAGAAAAATCAATGTCTTGCAGGTTATTATTTCTGGAAATATAAGAATCCTTAGCAGTCTCTAATACAGGAAAAGAAACCCCTAAAAGGCTTTGATGATTACTAATATGAATCCCATCTTCTAGAGTTATCAACGCTGGAAAATCTAATTGCTCTATCGCAACATTATCATAACATCTTATCGAGTTCGCTCGAGAAAGTTCCGGAAACTCCATAGCTATTAACGCCATATTATCACTAATGCTTATACTGGTTTCCAGGTTCCCTTTTAAACGAGGAAAAGAAACACTTTCCAGTTTTTCGTTATTATCGATGTACACTGTTCCAAATGCTTCTTCTAAGTTTAAAGAGAGTGCTGTTATCTTCTTGTTATTCGTAAAAAGAAAACTTTCTACCGACGATAAAGATGCCATATTAACCTGCTCTAACAATGGGTTTTTGTTTATTTTCACAAAGTCATACACCTCCTCTAAGCCTTCTATCTCAATAGAGGTCAACTTCTCATTATTGTTAATTTCCAGACGAACTAAGTCAACTGCTTTTGTAATGTGCAATCTGGTTAGATTACTCGTGTTTTTTATTAATATTACTTCCGTATATTCATTAATATCTTCCAGTTTTTTTGCCGCAGCATCATCTGTAATATCTCCGCTTAGCACAATATAGGTAGAGGAGCCCCCATCTTCTCCATCCTCACCATCTTTTCCATCTTCTCCATCTTTTCCATCCTTGCCGTCTATACCGTCTATACCATCCTTACCATTTTTTCCATCTGCCCCATCTTCAGAACACGAGAATAAAACTCCTGCAAAAACAAATAAAAACATCTTAATCAGTAACTGTTTTCTCATAATATTCGATTGATTTTTAAAATTTTCAAACGAAATATACAGTCCTTCAAATTTCTTTTATTACAATCTTCTCTCTTTTTGCAGTCTTTTCAGTAAACAACCTTGTCTATTTATAAACAAACATATTTTCTCGTTCAATTCCAACATTATACCTCCTTCAAAAAAGATATTTTTAAGGAGCTGGGTTAGGATTATCCGCATGTACTGCATTAATTTCTTTTAGAATTTCTTTCGACAATGTTAGATTAATACTATCAATATTTTCTTTTAATTGTGCTACAGATGTTGCCCCGATAATATTACTTGTTACAAAAGGTCGGTCTGTAACAAATGCCAAAGACATCTGCGTAAGACTAATCCCATATTTTTTGGCGATCTCATTATAGGCACGCGTCGCCTTAAATGAATTCTCATTATGATATCTGGAATATTGAGGAAATAGTGTAACTCTTGCATTTTCAGGAGTGGCGTCTAAATACTTTCCAGTCAATTGTCCAAAGCCTAAAGGAGAGTATGGCAAATGTCCTACATTTTCTCTATGCAACACCTCAGTCAACCCTATTTCATCTTTTCTGTTTAACAAACTGTATGGGTTTTGAACCGTAATCATTTTCGGAGCACCTTTTCGGGCTTCTTCAATATAACGCATCACCCCATAAGGTGTCTCATTAGACAATCCTATATGCCTTATCTTACCAGACTGTATAAATCCTTCCAAACTTTGTAATACTGCCGCGAAATTATCCTCCCAAAGCTCTTTTTCGTAATGACTATATCCTAATTTGCCAAAAAAATTCGTATTTCTTTCCGGCCAATGCAATTGGTATAAGTCTATATAGTCTGTCTGCAACCTTTCTAAACTTTTATGTATAGCGTCTTCGAACTCAGATTTCACAAACTTACCTTCTCTTATATGTGCTGTAAACTCTGCAGGACCAACAATCTTAGAAGCAATTATCAGCTGATCTCTATTCTTGTTCTTTTGCAACCATGAACCAATAATTTTTTCCGTACTCCCTTGTGTTTCTTTTCTGGAAGGAATGGAATACAATTCTGCGGTATCAATAAAATTCACCCCTTGACTCATGGCATAATCCAATTGTTCATGCCCTTCTTTTTCTGTGTTTTGCTCCCCCCAGGTCATCGAACCTAAGCAAATTTTACTCACCTTAATATCTGTATTCGGCAATTTTGTATATCTCATCTCTATAGAATTAAGTAATCATATCAATTTTGTCTTCCCAAAAATACATAATCTCTTTTAGGGGGTACCTATAAAAAAATCCCCTTTTTATGCACTTAGTGAGATTTAAAAACTTCGACACTTGTACCGAAAAATTTATAGTAGTTTCCCTTGAATACTTTGTAGCACTACTCCAAGGCAGTTGATTGCTTTTTTGGGAAGAAATTCCACAACTACATGATTCTTTCCACAATAAATTTTAATTCATTAAAAAACCCAAAAAACACTAATTAACTGAAAAACAGAAAGATGGGTGTTGCAACTACTTTATTCTTCCTTTTGGAACAGTTCTTTCTCTGATATAAGCGAATTAACCTAATAATTAAAAATTTCAAGACTTATGAAAAAGCTAAGCATTTTAATCGCGGTATTTGTTGTTTCTTTCTCTTCAACAATCATAGCTCAGGGATCTCAGACTGCACCTGCTATAGAAGAAGCAGTAATAGAGGTAGCTCAGGAAAAGTATACAAAAGTAGCAACTGATCAGGTTTCTAATGTAGTAAAAGCTGCGGTAGAAAAAGATTTTGAAGGAGCTACAATAAAAGAAGCCTTCCAGGATGAAGAAGGAAACTTCAAATTAGTTCTAGTGATAGGCGAAGAAACAAAAACAGTATACGCTAATAAAAACGGAGAATGGTTCAACCCTAATA contains:
- a CDS encoding aldo/keto reductase — translated: MRYTKLPNTDIKVSKICLGSMTWGEQNTEKEGHEQLDYAMSQGVNFIDTAELYSIPSRKETQGSTEKIIGSWLQKNKNRDQLIIASKIVGPAEFTAHIREGKFVKSEFEDAIHKSLERLQTDYIDLYQLHWPERNTNFFGKLGYSHYEKELWEDNFAAVLQSLEGFIQSGKIRHIGLSNETPYGVMRYIEEARKGAPKMITVQNPYSLLNRKDEIGLTEVLHRENVGHLPYSPLGFGQLTGKYLDATPENARVTLFPQYSRYHNENSFKATRAYNEIAKKYGISLTQMSLAFVTDRPFVTSNIIGATSVAQLKENIDSINLTLSKEILKEINAVHADNPNPAP